From Candidatus Poribacteria bacterium, a single genomic window includes:
- a CDS encoding site-specific DNA-methyltransferase — MNTLYFGDNLEVMREMSDQRVDLICTDPPFNSGRDYNAFLTDSLAQSKAFTDTWIWDDPAQDSRADIERRARTSDAYKALDTCLKGYDLVLQNAVSGNKGATRAYLAFMGPRLVEMHRILKDTGSIYLHCDPTASHYLKGVMDAIWDQDNHSKNEYFRNEIVWCYRGGGVPKKYFSRKHDIIFRYAKTNNITFNVDDIRQPYSEKSQERLKYKARAFRGDRVYDNYNMNEKGKHPEDWWVMQPVMPSSKERLGYPTQKPRSLYDRMIKASSNEGDLVMDPFAGCGTTIDAAETLNRFWIGIDPMRRRLADRHGLQPSRDYEIHGYPTNMQEVHMLVRDERKYHDFSNWAVTRLGLQPTKSVGDGGKDGEAEVGHITLWDPEDGQTTNTRILAEVKSGTPTIGQVRAFCHTMNKHDAIGVFITIKPVSDGMRQEAADMGTFSHNNVTYPRLQFWQIDDTYFENPSRLQELIRLPAAWLEPTRRMERHFTDAQINFNLRGNVD, encoded by the coding sequence ATGAACACCCTATACTTCGGCGACAACCTTGAAGTCATGCGAGAGATGAGTGACCAACGCGTCGACCTGATATGCACCGACCCGCCTTTCAACAGCGGACGTGACTATAACGCGTTCCTGACAGACTCGTTGGCGCAATCTAAAGCGTTCACGGACACTTGGATATGGGACGACCCCGCACAGGATTCCCGCGCCGATATAGAAAGACGCGCCCGCACCAGTGACGCTTACAAAGCACTGGATACCTGCCTGAAAGGGTATGACCTCGTGCTGCAAAATGCAGTGTCTGGGAACAAAGGAGCGACGCGTGCGTATCTGGCGTTTATGGGACCGCGGCTGGTAGAGATGCACCGAATCCTCAAAGACACAGGCAGCATCTACCTACACTGCGATCCAACTGCCAGCCACTATCTCAAAGGCGTGATGGACGCAATATGGGATCAAGATAATCATAGCAAAAATGAGTATTTTCGGAATGAGATTGTATGGTGTTATAGAGGCGGCGGTGTTCCGAAAAAATATTTTTCAAGAAAACACGATATTATATTTAGGTATGCTAAAACGAATAATATAACTTTTAATGTTGATGACATTAGACAGCCTTATTCAGAAAAGAGCCAAGAGAGACTAAAATATAAGGCGAGGGCGTTCAGAGGCGATAGGGTTTATGATAACTACAATATGAACGAGAAAGGAAAACACCCAGAAGATTGGTGGGTGATGCAACCTGTTATGCCATCTTCCAAAGAACGTCTTGGCTACCCAACACAAAAACCGCGCTCCCTCTACGATCGGATGATCAAAGCCTCAAGTAACGAAGGCGATCTCGTGATGGATCCCTTTGCCGGTTGCGGTACAACAATAGACGCAGCAGAAACACTCAATCGGTTTTGGATAGGGATTGACCCAATGCGCCGTCGTCTTGCTGACAGGCATGGCTTGCAACCATCAAGAGACTACGAAATCCACGGCTATCCGACAAATATGCAAGAAGTACACATGCTTGTCCGCGACGAACGGAAATATCACGACTTTTCTAATTGGGCAGTTACACGGCTTGGGCTTCAACCGACAAAGTCTGTCGGCGATGGTGGTAAGGATGGCGAAGCAGAGGTTGGACACATTACGCTTTGGGACCCAGAGGATGGGCAAACGACAAACACCCGTATCCTCGCGGAAGTCAAAAGCGGTACACCAACAATTGGCCAAGTCCGCGCCTTTTGTCACACAATGAATAAACACGATGCGATCGGGGTGTTTATCACAATTAAACCTGTCAGTGATGGCATGCGTCAAGAAGCCGCAGATATGGGAACATTCTCACATAACAACGTCACATATCCGCGCTTGCAGTTCTGGCAGATAGATGACACATATTTTGAAAATCCAAGCAGATTGCAGGAGCTCATTCGTTTACCTGCAGCGTGGCTTGAGCCAACGCGGAGAATGGAGCGGCATTTTACAGATGCCCAGATAAATTTTAATCTGCGCGGGAATGTTGATTGA
- a CDS encoding gamma-glutamyl-gamma-aminobutyrate hydrolase family protein (Members of this family of hydrolases with an active site Cys residue belong to MEROPS family C26.) yields the protein MPPKIGIVKGYKFENYKKAIETHGGAVEELLIDDEQAVNRYIDQIHGLLLPGGGDIDPDLFGEERHCETKNVNRAKDEFEMSLFRKAIEKDMPVFGICRGIQIMNVERGGSLYQHIPEQIGDHLTYEIPEKSDDLWHSIQIQPSGQLCQITHKGNTEVTSSHHQAVKVIGKGLVVTAQSKDGIIEAMEYPSKSNQFAIGVQYHPERMWIDKKPPLHDRKFYAHAERLFEAFINAATTYRAHHK from the coding sequence ATGCCCCCTAAAATTGGAATCGTCAAAGGGTACAAATTTGAAAATTATAAAAAGGCAATTGAGACACATGGTGGAGCAGTTGAGGAATTACTAATAGATGATGAGCAGGCTGTTAATCGGTATATTGATCAAATTCATGGGCTTTTACTCCCCGGCGGCGGTGATATTGATCCAGACCTTTTCGGTGAAGAGCGGCATTGTGAGACTAAAAATGTCAACAGAGCAAAAGACGAATTTGAAATGTCATTATTCCGAAAGGCAATTGAAAAGGATATGCCTGTTTTTGGTATTTGTCGCGGTATCCAGATTATGAATGTTGAAAGGGGCGGCAGTCTGTATCAACATATTCCAGAACAGATTGGAGACCACTTGACTTATGAGATACCCGAAAAGTCAGACGATCTTTGGCATAGTATCCAAATTCAACCAAGCGGTCAGCTCTGTCAAATCACACACAAGGGCAATACCGAAGTCACTTCAAGCCATCACCAAGCAGTGAAAGTAATTGGCAAAGGATTGGTGGTGACAGCGCAATCCAAAGATGGAATTATTGAAGCAATGGAATATCCCTCAAAATCAAATCAGTTCGCTATAGGCGTGCAATACCACCCGGAACGGATGTGGATAGATAAGAAACCACCCTTGCATGATCGGAAATTTTATGCACATGCTGAAAGGTTATTTGAAGCGTTCATCAATGCCGCTACAACATACAGAGCGCATCACAAATAG